CCTCGCCATCAATCTGCGCCCGGTCTATCCGCTAGCGATCCGGCAGCCCGATTTCTTCGAGCGCAATCATCCCGGCTGGCTGCGCTATCTGTTCGTGGATGTGGCGCGGCTGGCGCAGTTCCACGGCATTCCCTTCGTTCCGCCGCGCCCCGATCCGATCGTGCAGGACATCGCCACGCGGCGCATCGCGGACGAGCAGCCCTACATCTTCCGCCTGACGCGCATGGGGCAGGCGGCATCGCGGCGCGGCAAGTCGCTGGCCTTTGCCGATGAAGTCTCGCGCCTGATCTGGGGTGGCACGCAGGGCTGGCACGAAGGCGATCATCTCGCAGGGGCGGCCATGCGCGCCGGGCTGGACTTTGCCGAACTCGAAGCCGAAGCCGCCAGCGACGCGGATAGGCTCGACGCCGAACTCGCTGCCAACCAGGAAGCGCTGGAAGCGGCCGGCCACTGGGGCGTGCCCACGCTGGTCTTTGACGGCGAACCCTTCTTCGGGCAGGACCGCATCGACCTTGCGGTATGGCGCATGGAACAGAAGGGGCTGACGCGCCGGGGCTAGCCGCTTACCCTGCGCCGATGACGAGCCCAATCATGACCGGCGGCTGCCAGTGCGGCCGCATCCGCTTTGCCGTGCGCCTCGATAGCGACGAGGCCTATCTCTGCCATTGCCGCATGTGCCAGAAGGCGACCGGCGGGGTGGCGGCGGCCTTCGCGCAGGTTGCGCGCGATGCCTTGACCTGGGAGCGCGAGCCGGACTGGTATGCCTCGTCGGCGATCGCGCGGCGCCCGTTCTGTTCGACTTGCGGCACGCCGCTGGGATTCGCCTTTGTGGATGGCGCGGGCATGATGGACCTCACCGTCGGCAGTTTTGACGATCCTTCGATCTTCCGGCCGGTGGCGCACGCCGGCGCGGAAAGCTTGCACGAGGCATGGCTGGACACGCGCGCGCTTCCCCGCCATCGCAGCGACCAGACACCGAGCGTGGCCGACCGCTGGAAGGCCGCCGGACTGGAGGTTCCCGAATGACCGAGCTGACCACCGAATTCTTCGCCGGCCACGGCGGCGCGCAACTCGCGCTGCACCGGATGGGGAAGGGGCGGCCGGTCGTGCTGCTGCACGGGTTGTTCTCCTCGGCCGCGATCAACTGGGTCAAGTTCGGCACCGCCGCGCAGCTTGTCGCCGCCGGGTTCGAATGCCTGATGCCCGATCTGCGCGCGCACGGGCAAAGCGCCGCGCCGCATGATGCGGCTGCCTATCCGGCGGACGTGCTCGCGCTGGATGCCATGGCGCTGGTGGGCCATCTGGGGCTCACCGATTTCGACCTGTGTGGGTTCTCGCTGGGATCGCGTACCTCGGCACGGGCCGTGCTGGGCGGGCTATCCCCGCGCCGGCTGGTGCTGGCGGGCATGGGGCTGGAGGGGCTGGCCGGATGGAAGGGCCGGCGCGATTTCTTCATCGACGTGATCGACCGCTTCGGCACGATCCGGCCCGGCGATCCCGCCTATGTCTCGCAGCAGTTCATGAAGACGATGAACGTCGATCGCGTGGCCGCGCGGCTGCTGCTGGGGTCCATGGCGGATACCGCGCCCGAGGACCTGGCCGGCGTGACCATGCCCGTGCTGGTGCTGTGCGGCGACAAGGACAACGACAACGGCTCGGCCGACCGGCTGGCCGCCGCGCTGCCCGATGCGCGCTGCGCGACCATTCCCGGCACGCACATGAGCAGCGTGACCGTGCCGGAAATGGGGGCGGAGATCGTTTCGTTTCTTACCAGACCGGCTTGACCGCGGCGTTCGGAGGCTTAACCACGGAGGCATGACAGGCGCCCGCATCGCGCGGCGCTGGCAATGTCCTCAGGGAGTCCCCGTCCATGAAATCGCTGTCTTCCGTTCTTGCGCTGGCCGTCGCGGGTCTTTCCGTGACGGGCCTTGCCGCGCCCGCTTGCGCGCAGGATGCTGCCGCCACACCCGCCACGGTGAAGACGTGGCTGTCCCAGGCGGAAAAGGACTATTTCGACCAGTCCATCCGCACCAACCGCACCGAGTGGGTCTATCAGACCAACATAACCTACGATACCGCCGAGCTTACGTCCGCTGGCAACGCGGCGCTGACGAAGCTTCAGGTCGATCAGGCCAAACAGGCGGCGATCCTCGCCAAGGTGCCAGGCCTTGCGCCTGACGTCGCGCGCAAGCTGCTGGTCATCCGCACACAGATCACCACGCCGGCGCCCACCACCCCCGGCGCGGCCGAGGAATTCGCCGCGCTGCAGGCCCGCGTCCAGGGCATCTACGGCAAGGGCCATGGCACGCTGAATGGCGAGCCCGTCAATGGTAGCGACATCGAGGAAGCGATGGGCACCACGCGCGATCCGGCGAAGCTCAAGGAAATGTGGGTAAGCTGGCACGATACGGTCGGCACGCCGATGAAGGCCGACTACGTGCGCATGGTCGATATCGCCAACGCTGGCGCGCGCGAACTTGGCTTTGCCGATACCGGCGCGCTGTGGCGCTCGAACTACGATATGGACCCCGATGCCTTCGCGGCGCTGACCGAGAAGATCTGGGGCGAGGTCCAGCCGCTTTACCGCCAGCTGCACTGCTACGTCCGCACCAAGCTCAACGAGAAGTACGGCGATGCCGTGCAGCCCAGGACAGGCCCGATCCGCGCCGACCTGCTGGGCAACATGTGGGCGCAGGAATGGGGCAACATCTATGATATCGTCGCTCCCGCCGGGGCGGGGGATCTTGGCTACGACGTCACCGATCTGCTGGCAGCGAAGGGCTACGATCCGCTCAAGATGGTGAAGGCGGGCGAGGGCTTCTATTCCTCGCTGGGCCTGGCGCAATTGCCCGAAACCTTCTGGCAGCGCTCGCAGTTCGTGAAGCCGCGCGATCGCGAGGTGGTGTGCCACGCTTCCGCCTGGGACGTCGACAACAAGGACGATCTGCGCATCAAGATGTGCATCAAGGTGAATGGCGACGATTTCGGCGTGATCCATCACGAACTCGGCCACAACTACTATCAGCGCGCCTACAACGGGCAGGACCCGCTTTACCTGAACGGCGCCAACGACGGCTTCCACGAAGCGATCGGCGATTTCGTGGCGCTCTCGATCACGCCCGAATATCTCGTGCAGATCGGCCTGCTCGATCGCGCCAAGGTGCCGGGGCCGGAAAAGGACACCGGCCTGCTGCTGCGCCAGGCGATGGACAAAGTGGCGTTCCTGCCGTTTGGCCTGTTGATCGATCGCTGGCGCTGGAACGTGTTCAACGGCACGATCAAGCCCGCGCAGTACGAAACGGCCTGGAACGACATGCGCCTGAAATATCAGGGCATCGTGCCGCCCGCGCCGCGCAGCGCCGATGCCTTCGATCCGGGCGCGAAGTATCACATCCCCGCCGTGGTGCCCTATACGCGCTATTTTCTGGCGCGGGTGTTGCAGTTCCAGTTCTTCGAGGCGGCGTGCAAGCAGGCCGGCTGGAAGGGGCCGCTGCACCGGTGCAGCTTCTATGGCAACAAGGCGGTGGGCCAGAAGCTCAACGCGATGCTGACCATGGGCGCATCGAAGCCCTGGCCCGATGCGCTGGAAGCCTTCACCGGCAGCCGCGAGATGAGCGGCGCCTCGATGGTGCGCTATTTCGCGCCGCTTTCGCGCTGGCTGGAGCAGCAGAATCGCGGCAAGGACTGCGGCTGGTAGGGCCTGTTCCCCGATAAGGTCTTGCCGTTGGGCGCGGTTTCCGTCACCATCCTCTCAAATCATAAAATGATCAGAGGATGCCATGATGAAACCGCGCCGGCTTGCCGCGTTTCTGGCTTTGGGAAGTGCCTTTGCGGCCTCGGTGCCCGCCCACGCCAGCATGAATCTCGATACCGAACCCGTCGCGCTTGCCCGGCAGGTTTCGGCGACCAGCCCGGATGGCGTGGTCGCGGCGCTGCGCTCGCTGGGCTATGGCGCCGATCTGACCGCCGATGACGCCGGCGAACCGCTGATCAACGCGCGCATCGGCAAATGGCAGACGTTCGTGCTGTTCTACGACTGCGACGCGAAGATGCACGACAATTGCCAGTCGCTGCAGTTCAGCGCCAGTTTCACGCCCGACAAGCCCTTCGGCCCGCAGGAAGCGGCTGCCTTCGCGCGCGACTATCGCTTCGGGGCGCTGACGATCGGCTCTGACAAGTCGGTCGTGCTGTCGTGGGACGTGGTGACCGGCGGCGGCCTGGATTCGTCGGTGTTCCGCAAGGTCGTCGAAAACTTCAGCTTCGCCATGGATAACGTGGGCGCGCTGGCGTTCAACGAGGATAGCGGCGCGGATGCGAAGCGGCCGGCGGGCCGCCTTATCGCTTCCGGCTCTCGTCCTTGACGTTCTTGAGCGACGCGCCGGCAAGTTGGGGCCAGCGTTCTTCCCAATCGTGAAGGTCCCAGTCGGCCGGCCGTTCGAAGCTCAGAATGTCTTCCTGCGTTTCGGCCAGGTTGATGTCTTCCAGTTCGATGGTCACGCCGGGCGTGGTGCTGGCGAAAGCGCGCACCGTAGGGCGTTCGGGATGCTTGCGATGCGTTTCGATCACGATCGCCAGCCGGTCGCCGGGAATGCGCACGAGTGAGCCGACCGGATAGACGCCCACCGAACGCACGAACGCGGCCAGCACATATTCGTCGAAATGGCCGTTCCAGCTCAGCATCTCGTGGATCGCTTCAGCCGGTGTCCACGGGGCCTTGTAGGGCCGGTCCGACGTGTACGCGTCATAGACGTCGCACACCGCGCCCATGCGTGAAAGCAGGGTGATCTCGTCGCCGCTCAGCCGATGGGGATACCCGGTGCCGTCGACCTTTTCGTGATGGTGCAGCGCCACGTCCATGACCAGTGCCGACAGCGTGTCGTCCTTGCGCAGCACGGAATGCCCGCGTTCGGGGTGCTCCCGCATCGAGGCGAATTCGGCGTCGGTCAGCCGTCCGGCCTTGTTCAGGATCGAATCGTCGATCGCCATCTTGCCGATATCGTGCAGCAGACCGGCCATGCCCGCCTCGCGCACCTTTTCCTCGGAGAAATCCAGTTCGCGGGCAAGGTTGATCATCAGCGCCGAGACGGTCACCGAATGCATGTAGGTGTATTCGTCCTTGCGCTTCAGCCGCAGCACCGATGTAAGCGTGGAATTGTTGCGCGACAGCGAATCCGCGATCTCGTCCACCAGCGGGCCGAGCTTTTCGGCGTCGATCGTATCGCCCGAGCGAACCTGCTTCAGAAGCTGGGACATCAGGCGGCGCGCAAGGTTCACCGTCTTGCGTGCGCGGCTGAGTTCGGCCGCCATGGAGCAGGTTTCGGGCACGGCCGGCTTCTGGCGCGCTGCCGGCGCGATCGGGGCGAGCCGGGGCTTGGCGCTTTTGCGCGGGTTGGCCCGGGCTGGCGCGGGCGGGGGCGCCGGCATTGCGGCGGGCGGCGGGGCCGGCTGGTTCGCGGCCTTGGGCGGTTCGACCTTGATGTCGAGCCCCTTGTCGGTATCGATGATCACGCCGGAAATCCGCGCAGAGCGCAGCGCGTCCACATCGTCGCTATGTTCCAGAAGGAACTTACCACGCCAGAACGGGTGGAAGAACCACACGCCCTTGATGGCATGAATCCACATGCCGGCGCGGACCTGATCCTTCTCAATCTGCTTTAGCGCCATTGGCAACCGACCTTCATATTCAAAGCCTGACCCGAGATTGCTCCGTGCGATGCGGACGCAGATTTCGTCCGCTTCGGTTCGCGTAACATTCGGGATGGTTCCAAATCGTAAACGTCGCGTACAAATTTCGTGGGCGCGAAAGTGCGGTGTTCGCACGCCGCGCCGCGCCGGCACTGGGGTTGGGAATATACTATAATCAAATCAGTATTTTATGTGGTTGTGGAGGCGCGGTGCAAGCCTGCTGCGTCGTCCACCCTTTTTGATCGGGACGCCATCTTTCGGCATGTCTCGCGCGGCGAATCGCGTTCGGCCGCATGTAACAAATGGCCCAGTGCAGGTTACCGGAATGGAGGCTCGTTGAACGCGCGCAGTTTGCGGCTGTGCAGGCGCGGGCCTTCGGCACGCAGCAGCGCGCAGGTGGTGGTGCCGATGGCCAGGTGTGCGGCGATGGCTTCCTCGTAGAACCGGTTGGCCTGCCCCGGCATCTTGATCTCGCCGTGCAGCGGCTTGTCGGAGACGCACAACAGCGTTCCATAGGGCACGCGGAAGCGATAGCCCTGCGCCGCGATCGTGGCGCTTTCCATGTCGATGCCGACCGCGCGCGACAGGCTGAACCGCCGCGCGGACTGGGTGTAGCGCAGTTCCCAGTTGCGGTCATCGGTGGTGACGATCGTGCCGGTGCGCATGCGCTTCTTGAGGTCCGCGCCGCCGGTGCCGCTGACCATCTCCGCCGCCTGCGCCAGCGCGCGCTGAATCTCGGCAATGGCAGGGATGGGGATTTCGGGCGGCAACACGGGATCGAGCACGTGATCATCGCGCAGGTAGGCGTGGGCGAGCACGTAATCGCCGATCTTCTGGGTGGGGCGCAGCCCGCCGCAATGGCCGATCATCAGCCAGGCTTCGGAGCGCAGCACGGCCAGGTGATCGCAGATCGTCTTGGCGTTGGACGGGCCGACGCCGATGTTGACGAGCGTGATGCCTGAACGATCGGGAGCAATCAGGTGGTAGGCCGGCATCTGGTGCCGCCGCCAGGCGGTGTCGGACAGCCGCGCCCTGGCGTTCTCGATCGGCGCATCGAGGTACAGCCCGCCCGCGCCCGACAGCGCGATGTGATGGCCATCGCCTACTTGCTGCGCTGCCCAGTCCACGAATTCGTCGACATAGCGGTGATAGTTGGTGAACAGCACGTAGCGCTGGAAATCGTCGGGCCGCGTGCCGGTGTAATGCGCAAGCCGGGCAAGGCTGAAGTCCGTGCGCAGGCCATCGAACAAGGACAGCGGCAGCAGCCCCTCGTATTCGGGCACGTCTAGCCCGTCGGCGATCTCGTCGCCAATGCGGGCCAGTTCGGTGGTGGGGAAGTGCTGCGCCAGATCCTGCGGCGTCACCCCGTTCATCTGCGCGCCGTCGCTGCCGTCCAGCACGTAGGGGAACGGGATTTCCTGCCGGGAGGGGCAGACTTCGATCCGCACTTCATAGTCCGACATGATAAGGGCGAGCTGTTCCGCCAGGTAGTCCTCGAACAGCGCCGGCCGCGTCACGGTGCAGGCGTAGGTGCCGCGCTCGATCAGCCGCCCGAACGAGCGCGACGAATGGTCGCCCAGCGTCTGGCCGTCGAAGTGGATGCGCAGTTCGGGATAGCAGTAGCTGCCATCGTGCCGCCGTTCGGGCGGGGGTGGGGTGCCGTGCGTGGCGAAAGCGGCGATATCGGCTCGCAGACAGGCGACGGCGGCGTCGAAAATGCGGGAAAGTTCGGTGATGATCGTTTCAGGTGTATCCATCGGCAGTATGTAGCGCGCATTCGGTGACGCTGCAAAGACGGCTTATGCCGCCACGGCGGAACGGACCGGTATGGCCGGCGCGGGATTGGCTGGGTAAGAAGGCATGATGCGGCTTCTGGCGAATATCGGTGCGGGAATGGTGCTTTCGCTGGCGCTGTCCGCCTGCGCGGGGGGCGGTGGTGGTGGATTCCGTCCGGTCAGCGATACGCCGGTGCGGATCGGTCCAGCCTAT
The Novosphingobium sp. EMRT-2 genome window above contains:
- a CDS encoding 2-hydroxychromene-2-carboxylate isomerase, with the translated sequence MTLSADVFWSFRSPYSYLATRRYRALTEEYDLAINLRPVYPLAIRQPDFFERNHPGWLRYLFVDVARLAQFHGIPFVPPRPDPIVQDIATRRIADEQPYIFRLTRMGQAASRRGKSLAFADEVSRLIWGGTQGWHEGDHLAGAAMRAGLDFAELEAEAASDADRLDAELAANQEALEAAGHWGVPTLVFDGEPFFGQDRIDLAVWRMEQKGLTRRG
- a CDS encoding GFA family protein — protein: MTGGCQCGRIRFAVRLDSDEAYLCHCRMCQKATGGVAAAFAQVARDALTWEREPDWYASSAIARRPFCSTCGTPLGFAFVDGAGMMDLTVGSFDDPSIFRPVAHAGAESLHEAWLDTRALPRHRSDQTPSVADRWKAAGLEVPE
- a CDS encoding alpha/beta fold hydrolase — translated: MTELTTEFFAGHGGAQLALHRMGKGRPVVLLHGLFSSAAINWVKFGTAAQLVAAGFECLMPDLRAHGQSAAPHDAAAYPADVLALDAMALVGHLGLTDFDLCGFSLGSRTSARAVLGGLSPRRLVLAGMGLEGLAGWKGRRDFFIDVIDRFGTIRPGDPAYVSQQFMKTMNVDRVAARLLLGSMADTAPEDLAGVTMPVLVLCGDKDNDNGSADRLAAALPDARCATIPGTHMSSVTVPEMGAEIVSFLTRPA
- a CDS encoding M2 family metallopeptidase yields the protein MKSLSSVLALAVAGLSVTGLAAPACAQDAAATPATVKTWLSQAEKDYFDQSIRTNRTEWVYQTNITYDTAELTSAGNAALTKLQVDQAKQAAILAKVPGLAPDVARKLLVIRTQITTPAPTTPGAAEEFAALQARVQGIYGKGHGTLNGEPVNGSDIEEAMGTTRDPAKLKEMWVSWHDTVGTPMKADYVRMVDIANAGARELGFADTGALWRSNYDMDPDAFAALTEKIWGEVQPLYRQLHCYVRTKLNEKYGDAVQPRTGPIRADLLGNMWAQEWGNIYDIVAPAGAGDLGYDVTDLLAAKGYDPLKMVKAGEGFYSSLGLAQLPETFWQRSQFVKPRDREVVCHASAWDVDNKDDLRIKMCIKVNGDDFGVIHHELGHNYYQRAYNGQDPLYLNGANDGFHEAIGDFVALSITPEYLVQIGLLDRAKVPGPEKDTGLLLRQAMDKVAFLPFGLLIDRWRWNVFNGTIKPAQYETAWNDMRLKYQGIVPPAPRSADAFDPGAKYHIPAVVPYTRYFLARVLQFQFFEAACKQAGWKGPLHRCSFYGNKAVGQKLNAMLTMGASKPWPDALEAFTGSREMSGASMVRYFAPLSRWLEQQNRGKDCGW
- a CDS encoding YbjN domain-containing protein; translation: MMKPRRLAAFLALGSAFAASVPAHASMNLDTEPVALARQVSATSPDGVVAALRSLGYGADLTADDAGEPLINARIGKWQTFVLFYDCDAKMHDNCQSLQFSASFTPDKPFGPQEAAAFARDYRFGALTIGSDKSVVLSWDVVTGGGLDSSVFRKVVENFSFAMDNVGALAFNEDSGADAKRPAGRLIASGSRP
- a CDS encoding HD-GYP domain-containing protein; protein product: MALKQIEKDQVRAGMWIHAIKGVWFFHPFWRGKFLLEHSDDVDALRSARISGVIIDTDKGLDIKVEPPKAANQPAPPPAAMPAPPPAPARANPRKSAKPRLAPIAPAARQKPAVPETCSMAAELSRARKTVNLARRLMSQLLKQVRSGDTIDAEKLGPLVDEIADSLSRNNSTLTSVLRLKRKDEYTYMHSVTVSALMINLARELDFSEEKVREAGMAGLLHDIGKMAIDDSILNKAGRLTDAEFASMREHPERGHSVLRKDDTLSALVMDVALHHHEKVDGTGYPHRLSGDEITLLSRMGAVCDVYDAYTSDRPYKAPWTPAEAIHEMLSWNGHFDEYVLAAFVRSVGVYPVGSLVRIPGDRLAIVIETHRKHPERPTVRAFASTTPGVTIELEDINLAETQEDILSFERPADWDLHDWEERWPQLAGASLKNVKDESRKR
- a CDS encoding AMP nucleosidase, whose translation is MDTPETIITELSRIFDAAVACLRADIAAFATHGTPPPPERRHDGSYCYPELRIHFDGQTLGDHSSRSFGRLIERGTYACTVTRPALFEDYLAEQLALIMSDYEVRIEVCPSRQEIPFPYVLDGSDGAQMNGVTPQDLAQHFPTTELARIGDEIADGLDVPEYEGLLPLSLFDGLRTDFSLARLAHYTGTRPDDFQRYVLFTNYHRYVDEFVDWAAQQVGDGHHIALSGAGGLYLDAPIENARARLSDTAWRRHQMPAYHLIAPDRSGITLVNIGVGPSNAKTICDHLAVLRSEAWLMIGHCGGLRPTQKIGDYVLAHAYLRDDHVLDPVLPPEIPIPAIAEIQRALAQAAEMVSGTGGADLKKRMRTGTIVTTDDRNWELRYTQSARRFSLSRAVGIDMESATIAAQGYRFRVPYGTLLCVSDKPLHGEIKMPGQANRFYEEAIAAHLAIGTTTCALLRAEGPRLHSRKLRAFNEPPFR